The nucleotide sequence GTCAGCATATCTTGTGTAAACACTGCTGGATTTTTTTGCAAGCTGTGCAAGTCGAATATCTAGTGGATGGGTAATTAGGTTGGTGATTACAGGTGAACATGGACTTCCTTGCGGAAGAGTGTCGTTTAGACAAGCTATTTTTGCAATTATTGTTGCTATATTTTTATCTAGTTTAAAGTTGTTGTTTTTAAGAAAAAAACCTCTAACTCTTCCAAAATTAAAACTTCCGAAAAAATCTTCAAGATCAATATTTAATACATTTTTTTGTCTTACATGGAGCCGGGCATTTGTGATTATAGAGCGTTTTCGAACAAAGCCATGTGATAGTGTAGAAATTATTTCTTTTTCTTTGTTGATGTCGTCAATGCAGTCTAGAAGTAGATTTGATAGTCGTGATTGAAGGTCTTTTAATTCTGCTGTTGGTGCATGAATCGTTCGGAATCCACCACTTCGTTTTGGGATTTGGAATTCCTCGTATTGGTCTTCTATTGGGGTGAGATATAAAGTGTTGGTTAAAAAAACGGTACTGACTTTTAATAACTTTGCAAAATCTTTTTTGTCTTTAGCGAGTCTGATTCTTTCAAGTTTAGTCATTTATTGTCTTTGGAGAGAAGGGGGGAGGGTGCTTATGGGCACTCCTACGCATCTATTTTAGTCATGTGACCAGTAACATTGAAGGGCCGCTATCGGGCGAATGATGCGACACCATTTTTTCACTGATTGCAGAAACGCAATCCAAAATCTGCCCATAAGCGTCAATCAGGTTACTATTTCCGATCCTTGGTGTCAATCAATTGGGTTTAACTTCTGAGAAGAATTTATTTTAAGCTTTTCTTCTTTTTTTGAATCTCACCAAGTGACTCTCTCGACTATGCATAACCTTGGAATAAAAAACTCCTGTAAAATAGGAGCTGTTTTGTATTTGGGGGGTGCCGAAGGCGAGACTTGCCCACTTGGTCACCGCCGTCGTGGCGGTTCCTGCGTCGGCTTCTCTCCATTCGCTGACGCGCCATCCCTGGCCGCCATTCCGACATTAAGTCAGCGCTCACTGCGCTTCAAGTCTCAACGCATAGACAATAAAAAACCCGATACAACTCAATGTATCGGGTTTTATCTTCATTTGGTGCCGAAGGCGAGACTCGAACTCGCACGACCAATTGGCCACCACCCCCTCAAGATGGCGTGTCTACCAGTTCCACCACTTCGGCGCTAACGAGGTTGTATTTATACTGATTTGACCGGGTTTTTGTCAATAGAGAATCCGGTCGATGAGCACTTTTTTTTTGCCGTGAAGTTGCGGCAGAAAAATTATCTATTCAGCGCTCTGTTGTTGCTGGGTTTGTACCGGTTGAACCTGGTCCGGCATCAGGCTGTCAGAGCCGGGCTTGCCGTACAGATAAGCCAGAGACAAACTGGTCAGCATGAAAAGGCATGCTGCAAACGTGGTCATTTTGCTCATGAAGCTGCGGCCGCCGGAAGCGCCAAAAACGGTTTGACTGGCACCAGCACCGAAAGAAGCACCGGCTTCGGCCCCTTTACCAGCCTGAAGCAGAACGATTACGATAAGTGCAATGCACACCAGAACATGTACCGTCAGCAAAAAAGGAATCATGGTGAGCTTGATCTCCTGTTAGGGTCATTAGTCGGGTATCCATAATCAATAAGAATACCGGTTCGCGAACAGCGAAGCACTCTAACACAACTTTGGCGTTACTGCCAAGGGGTGTTTTTATCCTAGTGCGGCGCCATTTTCAAAGACTTTTTAAAGCGAACGATGGCACTGAAATCTTCCGCTTTCAGACTGGCACCACCGACCAGGGCACCGTCAATGTCTTCCTCGGCCATCAGCTCACTGATGTTACCGGGCTTGACACTGCCGCCGTAGAGAATGCGGCACTGAGAGGCAATGTCTGTTCCAAAGCTGCCGTGCAGCAGGCCACGGATGTAGGCGTGAACTTCCTCGGCCTCTTCACTGGTGGCAGTTTTTCCGGTGCCGATGGCCCACACCGGCTCGTAGGCGAGAACCACCTGAGCCATCTGCTCAGCAGTGATCTCTTCCAGAGCACCGCGTATCTGCGCTGCAATCACTTCAAATAACTCACCGCTTTCACGCTGCTCGAGAGTTTCACCAACGCAGATGATGGCGGTCAGGCCGTGTTTGAGGATGGCGCGCGCCTTGACATTGACAAAGTGATCGGTCTCGCCAAAGTATTGGCGACGCTCCGAATGTCCGACGATGATATGGCTGCAGCCGACATCGGCCAGCAGAGGAACGGACACCTCGCCGGTATAAGCACCATCATCCATACAGTGGCAATTCTGTGCCGCCAGTTGAACGGGAGACTCCGTACATATCTTGCCGACCTCAGACAGGGCGGTAAACACCGGAGCTATGACGATCTCGGTTTCGGTGACGTCGCTTAAGTCGTTGACCAGAGCCTGGGCCAACTGGCAGGACTGCTCGACAGTGTTGTGCAGTTTCCAGTTTCCGGCAATGAGTGGTTTACGCATTGAAACATTCTCCTGTGAGACTGGATGGTTTATTGATCGGTCAGCGCGGCGATGCCGGGCAGGGTTTTGCCTTCGAGAAATTCCAGTGATGCACCGCCACCAGTTGAGATGTGGGTCATCTGGTCGTTGAGACCGGCCTGGTTGACTGCCGCCACCGAGTCACCACCGCCGATGATGGAGATGGCATCCGATTTTGCCAGCGCTTCGGCGACAGCAAAAGTGCCTTTGGCAAACGCCGGGAATTCAAACACGCCCATGGGGCCGTTCCAGACCAC is from Desulfuromonas acetoxidans DSM 684 and encodes:
- the secG gene encoding preprotein translocase subunit SecG — encoded protein: MIPFLLTVHVLVCIALIVIVLLQAGKGAEAGASFGAGASQTVFGASGGRSFMSKMTTFAACLFMLTSLSLAYLYGKPGSDSLMPDQVQPVQTQQQQSAE
- the tpiA gene encoding triose-phosphate isomerase; amino-acid sequence: MRKPLIAGNWKLHNTVEQSCQLAQALVNDLSDVTETEIVIAPVFTALSEVGKICTESPVQLAAQNCHCMDDGAYTGEVSVPLLADVGCSHIIVGHSERRQYFGETDHFVNVKARAILKHGLTAIICVGETLEQRESGELFEVIAAQIRGALEEITAEQMAQVVLAYEPVWAIGTGKTATSEEAEEVHAYIRGLLHGSFGTDIASQCRILYGGSVKPGNISELMAEEDIDGALVGGASLKAEDFSAIVRFKKSLKMAPH